The window AAACATGTGATATATATTTATACTTCAGCCGCTCCGCTTAACCTATCAGTTCCCCCATTTCATAGTTAACCACATTATTGATCCGGGCTCGcaaactgaattaatttaacgcGGTTGAAGTCTAAACCGAGACGTTATTAAATTAGGCACGTAAACGATATTGCAGCCCGGGCATTAAGCTGTCTCGGAAGAGTTTATGGAGGCTGTTTAATCATTTATTCCGTTAATGAATATTGGACGGTGATGGAAGCGAAACAATAATTTACTGGCAGACGAGGTGTCTCGCGCCTAGgattgccatacgtccggatttgtccggacatgtccggatttttgaccctttgtccggattgcggccgaaCTTGGCATgagtccggatttttaggaatgaccttataaaaataaaatgcgcgcccgaggagggggctacgggatcgggcgaagggaaagggaaaagtagatcgacgatacagtacaccgcagagagcagcgcgccgccggggcgtcgttcaagctacgccagCCAAGtctctgctacaagaaatgtccggatttttatcaggacatttaattcttccatatggcaaccctactcgCGCCTGTCTTACTAACAGTAGCCACGACTTGCCTATTTCCTGGGTTAGGGAGAAGGGCGAGGCAGCAGCGCACCAATAGTTAACGGTACTATTTATAATAAGatgaagtacctacataattaatgtatctacttaattatttattttctgaaCTATTAGACTATTACATATTTTGTTGATTACAGCCTGCTGACCCTCGACGAACGAAAGATTAATTCACGGATCAATTTATCTTCTAAAATTCTGCAAAATTGAAGCGCGCTATCAAAACGTTAGGAGTGAAGGTTCGCTGGCGATAAGAAGTACCTAAGaacttttaaattattaataggAAAACTCGCGAACCCTTCTCACCAAACGAGTGTTTTCGCTGATGTTTTCATGTCCAATGGTACAATGTTAAATATGTCCCTTATCAGATCTTTAACAAAAACATCTCATTCGTACAAGAAATTAGAACAAGGTATATTTTGTGTATAACAATTTTTAGCCAGGGGTACCTACCTTACCTTATACAATATTGCAAGCGCATATCAATTATCCTCCAGTGTCTGCTGCAGACAGAActttataaaagtaaataagATGTTTTCGCAATTTAGTGTACCTAAGTTAAATAAGCATCGGCTTACAAGTTTCCTGGACATTGGCAGCCGCGCCCGGCTGAGCCGAAACATAAATAAGTCGGCGAATGCGAAATATGAACATTCTCTCCGACGATGCAAAAATGCTCTTAAAAATTTAAATCCAATTTACCAtaaattttgttgaataaatacAGTTCTACATAGTTTGCCAAGATATCTTACGTAGAAAGTTTGTATGCAGGGGTACGTAGATAGTCAGTATACGATAAGTACTCACCTATATCCTAGCCTACAGGTACTGACCTATTATAAACTTTAATGAGTGATTTTAATCATCATTTTAGCCTTCATTCGCCCACTGCTAAGCATAGGCAGGCCTCTCCTCTTGTAcaccacttatcccggtcctgtggGCTattagtctcatccaaaagtatttctaaataggtacttaaacatttttattgttatattgtgaataaattattaGCCATAAGCACATGGAAAATAACTCTCATGCGTCTGAGACAATACTTGCGGTATGTAATCAGAATGACCTTTACTTAGGTAGTAGGTACTTGATTTTTATCGGATCGTATTTTCTAGTGGGTACACATCGGTCATGTAAAATGGTCTTATAATAGTTGTGTAAGCAATTTTCCACAAATAGGCACTTGACTAAAGTGCAGTTATTACTAGTGTTCATACAAGTAATAGAAGCTAACCTTTGTTTACAGTGCATAGGATTGAAGGTGACTTGTTATAAGTACCCATTCGTTTTTTTAAACCGCCCATAACTTCTCGACAAAATTTAGAGTTCTGCACCGTATTTGCAATTTGACAAAGTGTGGCGGTGTCATTATGAACATAAAAATTTTATACGAATATGTTTAATGGTGCAATTGCAAGTCTGGGCAGAGCCGTTTAGTCCATCGCTACAACGGGGCGTTTtcaaagaaatataaatattggtCCCTACTATAATTTACTAAAGTGATTTATTCAGTCTGCCTGTTTGAAATTGAAAAAGAATGAGTTGCGTTCTTTTCTCTGACAATTATTTTTTCTGCGTAAACGCCGAGTCAGCGTATTTTAAGCTGCATTTTTCTCTGTTATctttttgtaggtaggtacctgtgTCCTTATGCAGAATTTATTAAAGCTGTTTTTCTTTTGTTACAGGATAAGTTGCTCAATAAGCTAGAGGAGAATGAGCCAGAGTTAGCATCATCGCCCGAAGAAGAGgtactataatatatattttttctagaCTTTAAAGAGACATTTTCAGTGCAGGTAGAGCCTAGTACTTATCTACACATTTTTGACTACTATGACGAGTATTTTTGATCCTATAAGgactacttgcaccattcactaacccggggttaagcgggtaaacctggagttaccatagtttaccagtacaaaatgacactgggttaacggtttaaccagttaatcccgggttagtcgGATGGTACAAGTGGCTCTAAGAGTACTAATATGCCGCACTGCACTTGCCTATGCCTTGGTATttcaaaataggtaggtacttacataatacGATACCTACATCTAGGTATAAACCATTCGATCAGCCATACTTTACATGAAATATCCGCGCGCGCGTTTGGATCTGAAAACACTTAATAATACCTATCTTAGATCGCGACCTTCTTCCAAGTTTGAAGGTCACAATTTCATTGTGATTCGGTCCGAAAGCGAGGCTGACCCTCATTGCAAAAGTTTCGCGATTACGACTACGCCGCGGACGGCTAAACGAAGCACaatctttttatttacttaggtacttatatattagGTGCGCTAAACAATAGGCATCACCATATCCCGGATCACACAGTAACACACCCGAAAACAACGTGTATACCGATAGCGCCGCGTTTTCGGAAACATAACACTGGACAGGGTGGAGGGTTTTAGTCTGTAGGCAGCTGGAGCAATCCCAGCTGAGTCGGACATGCTGCCAAAACCGGGCTGGCAGTATCCAATGAGGATTACCTCCACCTCtgacaaaaaagaaaaaaaaaatcattggcAAACAGGCGAAtcctaattttaattaaataaaaagcgttttaaaaggtcggcaacgcgcgtgtaacacctctggagttgcaggcgtccataggctacggtgactgcttaccatcaggtgggccGTATGATTGTTTgtcaccgatgtggtataaaaaaaattaccataagACAGAGTTAATATTTGACAGAGGGTAGGTATGCCACTTAaggcctacttgcaccattccactaacccggggttaaccggttaaacctggagttgtcGTGGTTACCAGCACAAtatgacactaggttaacggtttaaccccgggttagtgggatggtgcaagtgggcctaagacaaATTGTGACACTGCAATGGCGGACGGTTTGAAATGAAAGGGTGCGTGTAGACGAGTTCACGAGTGATaccatgtaggtacttaatacaaATTCTCCCCCAATggtgaaataattattttcaatacggtccttgttttcaaataaaagaATTAGGTCAGCTTTACAATATGTACCTATCTGATTTTATAGGTCTTGAAAAGGCGCAATGTTGcacaattaagtacctactttgtgcaaacattattttcaataatGATATTTAGCATCGGAATAAAATcagttcatgtttttttttttaatttatacacacAACTTGAAACATATTTggttttaaacaaaaaataaacatacataatCAAACGTCATTCATGTAAGCGTCTTTAATCTCCTTATTATCGGAAAGTTACCATACCGACCTAGTTTGAAATGCACAATCGATAATTTAGCCATTTACCTTAATGatctttatatacctacataatgatTTAATAAGAAGGTCATCAATTACCCTAATTTCgggaaaataccctattcaaCTTACTGGTCACAAACCTGTTTCGCATTTATAAAcatatgtttaaacaatactaaGTAGTAGAGGGAGCATTCCAcaggctgtcccgtacaaacgcattttatttggTATATAACGTATAGGTACTCGtgttacaacttttttttcggcGCTTCCAAACACGATTATTTTTCTGGTCAtattttttgaccatttgttatAGAAACAGAAACTCCCATACCtacaaatcttcagaaaactcGCGTTTGTTTTGTACGGGacatttcatggaatgctccagagTCAGGTTAAAGTTTAGGAAATCACATTAAATGTCTCTACATGGGTGAATTCCGTATTTATTACATACCTACCTGTCTGCAAAATTACAACTTGATatcagtttgtttttttagaTCTTTTATATTCAGTAAAGAGTAATTCCCGCATAATAAGACATTTCTTGTTGGATAGgttatttatgtagtttataataTGACTAGAAGTTCAAAATTTCACACtataaattatgtacctatatcatATCCacaaataaaactcaaaaaaacaacggattgcactccgggagtgcagGCAGAAATggaaactcaatgacattgtaggtataacagtttttcgatcaggtcacgtgtccgtcttacgaagcgtcttgcgtcttacgctctcgcgagtttaacattttttccccatcacaaaaagtgcacagcgccgctaaagaagttgtCACTTCAGAAATCTGATTCATTATTTTTAAGCAGACTTGTTCATTTCTGTGGCGTATTGTTCCAGTGTGTAATATGCGTGAACGCGAAAGCGACGATGCAGACCTCGCCGTGCGGGCACCGCGTGGTCTGCCGCCGCTGCTTCGTGAAGACCATCCAAATGGCCGTCAGCCAACGGCTGCTGCCGCTCCGCTGCGTCATCTGCCGCGCCAAGATCCTGCGGCTGCGGCAGGCGCCGCGGCTGGTCACTAGCAAAAGCTGGCAGGTAACATAACATGCCCCCATATTAAAGTTCCAATGAGATGgatcatacatatatatatatatatatatggattCTAGAGCATTATTAAGTATCTTgactatgtatatatatatacatagtcAAGCTATGTAGATATTAAGGTAGAACTGTAGGCAGAACTGCCAAAACCTTTTAAAGACCATACCAGATACTACATTCTGATCGGTGCTCATACTGCCCATCACCTGTTCAACTTCTCACCGAACAGGCATttcatgtcatcatcatcatcatctcagccataagacgtccactgctgaacataggcctcccccttggacctccactcgtaccggttggaagcgatccgcatccagcgtcttccggcggccttaacaaggccTTAACAtttcatacctacctacctacctacctacccatAAAGCATTTCTGACTCTTTGATATTTTCCCATTTTATCATCAAATAAATGTACTTAAATGAAAATTAGGGGTGACGAATACCTACCTGTAACTTGCTGACGTACTTATTTAACCCATTGACCGCCACAGACGGCTGTAGACGTCATCAGAAAGTCTTGCCAAGGGCGCAGACGGCAAGCATTTAGGAACTTACGCGGGACTCCGCAAAGTTCAATTTCGCTTTAATAATCGCGATCGCGTTGCATCCGAGGCACGGCATATTCTTTCACCGAGTGGCGTTCAAAGAGATAAGAGAATGTTGTGTGCTTACAGGTGTCAAGTGGCAGCGGCAAATCATGGGGCGTGCCGGGCTCCGTCTCCAGTTACTCGGTGGGCGCGCGGTCCGTGCCCGCCTCCGCTTCGCTTTACTCTGTCACCAGCGGCGAGTCTTCCCTCTCCGGTCAGTATAGCGGTGGCCATAGGGTTCAGCCATTTTCCTTCACACCGTTCCTGGCATCCCGTTCCATCCATCATATAAATCTAAATCTTATTCTAAACCGCTTGTGAACATGGCAATGCGAATAATGAAATGGCTAAGTACTTAAGTAAGAATGTTTTACGGAACTTCCCTATAATTAACTACCCACCTATTTGATCAGTCTGCCGATCTTGACTTTATCATCATTAACAACTTTAACTTCCAGGAGTGTCTTCCGTATCGTCAAACAGCGGCGGCGTGAGCGGCGGCTGCTCGACGAAGCTCTGCGGCGGCGCCAAGTGCGGTGGAGCCTGTCTGGGCGCCGTGCCGCGTGCCTCGGCCCCTGCCACCGCCCCGCCGAGAGCTAGGCAGCCGGCCTCTAATTCGCTGCGGCGGTCGCAGCACCATAGCATGAAGGTATAGTAACTAATGTagtgttagagttagaccaagaaaagtctgcagcgattttaatgggggctatcaaaatcgctgcagacttttctaacTCTAGTAACTACCGTGACAGTGTGGTGGCCCGTGATCGCCCCGAGGCCAGTCAGCCCGTGTGGCACGCGCTTCGTCCCGGAAGAAGCGTTTATATGACGTTGAGTTATTTACATACTAATGGTCGATCTGCATACCTTATACCCGCGTATCCTATGGCACCATGAAGTCTCATAGTCAGTGAAAACTACTCATAACAATTAGAATACAGAACAACTAGAATATAGAACAATTAGAATACAGAACAACTAGAATACAGAATCCATGTTAAGCGATCACTCTGACCAATATTGTAATTATTCCAGGCCCGCCTACAAGACTACCAAGTGCACAGCTACACGGGCGGGCCGGGGCCGGCGGGGGAGCCCTCGGGCCGGCTGCCCCCCATCCGCGAATTCCAGCGCGAGTTCCGCGAGGGCCGCCGCGAGAGCGCCGCCGCCTCCGCCTCCACTAGGATAAGGTAACCAAAGTGACCAATAGACAAccactataggtacataattcgttgcttatcatgaacagtggtacaactaaaaatgaaatgctattgcatttaatattctatcttttactggtaagatttaaagtcgaatggcatttcattttgttttgtgtcactattcatgataagcgtcgatataTCTATGGCCCTCTCTAACCATCTCGACACTACAGGACAGACTAAACTGGAAGAGACGACATACAATACGAACAATAAACTCAACGGGTAGAGCGGGGCTCTGTCTAGATTtttatgcgaaatgaaaattCTTCGGGAATAGTTCGCCGGTATTAACTATTAACTAACTCGTAGACCGCCACCACCCAGAGTACCCACACAACAAGTACGAAAAACAGAAACCATAGACAGTATAAAATGCTCACATGCTCCACTTTTGGGCGGAGAActctatttttttaagttttagcTTTGAAACTAGGTACGATATGGTTGTACTTCTCAACtcgattattattattcttttagAAGGTAGTTTGATACCTACATCAAATTAAACTGttcttattatttttgttgtttcaGATGCGCCCAAAAAATAGTAACACAGTTAGAAACGTCACCGCAAAAAAACAAGGACCACTTCTTTCGACCGCTCAAAGCGCCGAGCAAAGACGACCCGCCCAAATCCAGAGATCCGAGCAAAGAGACTGAACGGAAAAAAGATAACCCCAAAACTAAGCCCAAAAAAGAAGATAAGAAAAAGAAAGACGAAGAGTCTACAAATCAAGAAGATAAGAACAAGAAAGATGAAAGCACTGACAACAGAAAGAACGAGATAGCGGAGCGGAAGAAGGAAGAGAAACTAAGGCTTAAAGCGGAAAAGGAAGCTAAGAAAGAAGCGAACAGGCTGGCTAAAGAGGAAGAGAGACAAGCTAAACTCTTAGCCAAAGAAGAAGAACGTCAGGCCAAACTATTAGCGAAGGAAGAAAAGAAGAAAGCCAAGAAGGAAGCAAAGCTCGCGGCGCAAGCGGAGAAGGAGAAAAACAAATGAAGAACCGTTTAAATTTTTACAACGTAGTACATGTAGCCGTCTAGAAACTAGATTCGAGTATTGTTATGGAGGGAATCGTAAAACAATTTTAATAGAACGTATTCAACAATACTAATAGTCCATAATACACAATTATGATTAACTACAATAACAAATAGGACGTAATAATAAACCGTGAGATGTTTTTTACGTTACTTCATAAATCGTTGCTTTAATACTCAATCATAggactttaatttatttatacttttgttACAAGCAGAAAACtgctatttaaattaggaaaGTTTAGTTGTAAGATCTTTAATTACGAGAAGCAATCTAAtagagatgtagtgcataattgttttccatcgtattttctcggaaacgttcgtatttgtcatgctacttcagtcaacctcagcagtggggagacactcctcccttcgggcaaactcggatCCGTtcagctcagcattgctccgagccattattagggttgacacaacttgaagtCCCCTTGAGTGCGCGAGACTACAGATAAGAAaaagacttgaattttgacaaccctaaatagctaaaagggatagtgccataaattAGAAAGGGACGGCATTATTcctccctgaatcgctgtcaaactccggttttgtaggaagtgtcctttctgtgcggtagtaggtaggtactattatttattctgtgaccacagtaggtactttttgtgcggagactgactgaaatgtAGACACGTTCgtcgttcgtacgtttccatgaaaatacgatggaaaataattaccaGTACCTACATCTTTGTACATTAGTTGGGTCATAGTTGGAACTCTACAAACTGTGAAGACTGAACGAATGGGATAAAGCAATCATATCGTTTTGTAATTTACTTGTGTAACAAAGTAGTTAAGAGCTTCGTGCATCCGGCCCCGCCAAATGTTTATTTGTGACGATCTCAGGGAAAGGGACCTAAGTACGTGCGACAGATACTTATAGGCCAATATGTGACGGTATcgatgaaaagggaccttaatgtcgaaggcgcttacgccattattaacgatgctccgataaaaatacaaagccgcgcgacgctgtgcggcgtaagcgccatcgacaataaggtcccttttcatagataatgccccatatacaCTGACGAGCAACAAAAAAGAGTCATGCAAAGCATAAGCGAGGCTCATTCCCTAACGGCCCTCGACGATACTAAATAGTATTTGTATTTATCACGAGCCATTCGAATGGGACTATCAGGCCGGTGGAAACACACCCTTATCGCACGCTGTAAGTCAGCAGAATTGTGCTGGACTAATATTTCGATGTAACATCTGTGTTAACCATATATGATTCTAgcaaataaattacaaattacgCTAGTCGCACATAAGGCGCGATTAGGCTGTTTCCACCAAGATATGTATGTGTAGCGAGGGAAATGTTTGTTAACAATATCCTATTGGTTCTTAGCAAACACATCTCTCGCACgtctctggtggaaacgcagccttaCACTGGGCTGTCTTCGACTGTCTCTATCTGTCGCATAACTCGCCTTTAGATATCATTCCCCTAAGAACGCCACATTTGACTACATAGGTACTAATTTCTTGTACTTAGTTTGTCTGTAAGTAAAGCGTATATGTATTATCTATACTTagtcaattattttttcatcATTTTAATATTAACAATGATACACAAAAGGatacaataaaatgtattatgGGAATATTTGTTATGAATACTGATTTGAAACTGAAAAAATAATCTGAAACAACTCTAAAAACATccacatacatttaaaaaaggaTTAATTATGATGCATCCTATTGCCTAAAGTCAAATAGTCACATATTTACTCACTCACATATTTACCTCTGTCGCGATGGATTGAGAGCTATACAAGTAAGTACCaactatacagggcgtcccacggctatgccacatggagggaaagtaccctaaatattgtagatggaacattttactgaaagaagacattattttaatttaaaaaacaatttaaactgcattcatagatttttaaataattacatggttgaaccgggaatcgaacccgccgcacgagaaaaaaaatcaccctgtagctttatcataccgatcgaaaggcttgatcataaggattattttttgctaaataacatagtatcggaaataaaaggaagcccatgaattttaacatttttaattaaaaattaatcaatttaatttatcaaatgctcaaaatgtagtctcattctgttgaatacaaagccgcactcttttgattatttcgctaaatttcacatcaaatgttaaaattcatggtcttccttttgtttctgacactatgttctttagcaaaaaataatccttacgATCAAGCCTTTCgttcggtatgataaagctacagatgattttttttctcgtgtggcgggttcgattcccggttcaaccatgtaattatttaaaaatctatgtatgcagtttaaattgttttttaaattaaaataatgtcttctttcagtaaaatgttccatctacaatatttagggtactttccctccatgtggcatagccgtgggacgccctgtatacctATGCCAAAAAGGTGAAAAAGGTaccctaacttttgaaccatacTTGACTGTCTTAGAAGAATGGAACCTGCATCTGCTTGCCAGTTACAATACTATGCGCCACTATACGGAACGTAAAAGACACAAGAAAATAATTCATGAATTAAACCCCCGTACAACTCAAGAGTAGCAAACCTCTGTTAAATTATGTATTTGTCTAACAAATACAAATCTCAAAATGACGGAAAGAGTCGCCATAAAACTACCTGGGaccctagccaagatgacaaccgtacttcgacaaacgccaaacgaaaaaaaaaatttacgtgactatttccatacattatttcagtttcgattggcgttttctatcaatgattgtcaccttggctacaCCCCCTGTTCTTGAAATGGCCGAGAGGGTTTTTTCCATAACAAAGAGACATCAAGATGCTACAATTAAAAATCTTACCATCctcattttaatttacaaatatATTAGCATCATATTTTAACCCATTGTAAGATTAAACGCGTAGAGAATCATATCAAACCGCATGTAGCATAAAGTGCTAGGTAAGTGTTGAATATTAATTTTGTAAGGATTCCAACTGTTGGAATTTATTGTCAATCGTTAGAATtttcctgtaaaataaataacaatgttACCATATGTTTGGAGTTTTTTATTTGCCCAAAACTCGACAAATTAATGCAAATTTTCATAAATTAAGTTACACAAGTCATAGAAAAGCTGACTATATTGACATTTAAACTGGATGGGAGGCCCTTTACACTAGGCATGTATGCAACTGTCTAAGTCAAACAGGACTAGAAACTTTTTGGGACATTTGCAATGGTTAATTGATTACATATCCATTAAATTAGTCAAAATATCCATTTTGCAGTATATTCCTGATTACCAAAACTGTCAACACACCAGTTTGGTCTTTCATTGCatgatatttgtaagatatgcCACGCGTTTATAAAGACTGTGATTGACAGAGAACCCCTTTGGTCTGCTGCAGTGTCCAATTTAATGGATTACTTTGGATTATTTATAGCAGTATCCTTTAAGCTCCTTTATGTCCTGTTTCAAATAGAGAGCCATACAAATCATGACACCATTTCACATTGAAACAGAAAATTAAGCAACAATTTATAGTTTATTATCTACATGTAACAAATCACTTGAACTATTATACTAACATCACTGAGTTGCTTAATCCTTGTAGTCGTCACCGATGCGCTCCTGCATTTCTTCGCTGATCTTCTTCTCAATGCGGAGGTATTTGTTGACCATGGGGCGGTAGTAGTATGCCTGGTAATCTTGACGTTCGGCCATCTTGGCTTGGATTTCTTTCTCTAGCTGACGGAGCTTGACCCTCTGCTGTTCCTCGTCAATCCAGTGCATGAATTTTTCGTATTCCTGAAAtgttaaatgaaaataaaataattaaataaatatttgttttgagGGAATTAAAAACATAAGTTTGATTACTCTTTACTTGACATACTAAAAAACTAAAGTTTGGATTTGCCAATTACTCTTGCCAATGTTACAATCTTTTATCTTGCCATTAGGTTGGCAAAAAGGATTAAGAGGTCATGggctctcacttgcggcccgcgagtcCGGGCTgggtattttgtaatttttgtatataatattttgtagtttttgatgtctgataaagtcataaatattaacaaagtgcggtaatatgt of the Cydia fagiglandana chromosome 17, ilCydFagi1.1, whole genome shotgun sequence genome contains:
- the LOC134672532 gene encoding inner centromere protein A produces the protein MPARSSSSLMRPFVVLALPGMYLLYKYNQYRQQQMETARRRVTERELMHLNTKIDKLLNKLEENEPELASSPEEECVICVNAKATMQTSPCGHRVVCRRCFVKTIQMAVSQRLLPLRCVICRAKILRLRQAPRLVTSKSWQVSSGSGKSWGVPGSVSSYSVGARSVPASASLYSVTSGESSLSGVSSVSSNSGGVSGGCSTKLCGGAKCGGACLGAVPRASAPATAPPRARQPASNSLRRSQHHSMKARLQDYQVHSYTGGPGPAGEPSGRLPPIREFQREFREGRRESAAASASTRIRCAQKIVTQLETSPQKNKDHFFRPLKAPSKDDPPKSRDPSKETERKKDNPKTKPKKEDKKKKDEESTNQEDKNKKDESTDNRKNEIAERKKEEKLRLKAEKEAKKEANRLAKEEERQAKLLAKEEERQAKLLAKEEKKKAKKEAKLAAQAEKEKNK